A genomic region of Conger conger chromosome 6, fConCon1.1, whole genome shotgun sequence contains the following coding sequences:
- the LOC133131426 gene encoding uncharacterized protein LOC133131426: MAKAAVRMPSHPPTDLLMGSRPTGERFMGTRPRELWVGYVNYVPLVGTSANMVDGFIALLQGDRKTAEAKGYKDFLDSAGIRDLKPGSILQNAKSQTVVGCSAKVSKDINDYIIQAVKPGASATVKVTKAAQAGTNLYTNLSTSFEALRDKLKERRIDLLKDVQQNRRSTRGEHVFNNALLGLYGSIIDLFIERHVTNGNRVTLVDRISNSSVSDAFQGNAPDGEHINLTAEQRQNIRTWVVHIPDNVVYIPINNILFAYMTDTIRLNAVDYMHLFRLHQNNMNVLRILAQSVEWMHMHRVYLDPQAAEIWFSENPNLIPQFHITEDGVQRMLRHLDPGRSTLLHNFVNDLTRAAQLVGAHFR, from the exons ATGGCCAAGGCTGCAGTCAGGATGCCGTCCCACCCACCGACAGATCTGTTGATGGGATCCCGCCCAACAGGGGAACGGTTCATGGGAACGCGCCCAAGGGAATTGTGGGTAGGATATGTGAACTACGTGCCCTTGGTGGGCACTTCTGCCAACATGGTGGACGGCTTCATTGCGCTGCTCCAAGGAGACCGAAAGACCGCGGAGGCCAAGGGCTATAAGGACTTCCTGG ATTCAGCTGGAATCCGTGACCTGAAGCCAGGGTCCATCCTTCAGAACGCCAAAAGCCAGACAGTAGTCGGGTGCAGTGCCAAAGTATCCAAAGATATAAATGACTACATTATACAAGCAGTAAAACCAGGGGCGAGCGCCACCGTTAAAGTTACTAAGGCAGCCCAGGCAGGTACAAATCTATACACAAACCTTTCCACGTCTTTCGAGGCTCTCAGGGATAAATTGAAAGAACGTCGTATAGACTTGCTAAAAGATGTACAACAGAACCGAAGGTCTACCCGGGGAGAACACGTTTTCAACAACGCCCTGCTTGGGTTATATGGGTCGATAATTGATTTGTTCATTGAAAGGCACGTCACAAACGGTAACAGAGTGACGTTGGTCGACCGTATCTCAAACAGCAGCGTTAGTGACGCCTTCCAAGGGAACGCCCCAGATGGCGAACACATCAACTTGACTGCTGAACAGAGACAAAACATTAGAACCTGGGTAGTTCACATTCCGGACAATGTGGTATATATCCCAATCAACAACATTCTGTTTGCATACATGACAGACACCATTAGGCTCAATGCTGTTGACTACATGCATTTATTTCGTCTGCATCAAAATAATATGAACGTGTTGCGTATTCTCGCTCAATCAGTAGAATGGATGCATATGCATCGCGTTTATCTGGACCCACAGGCCGCGGAAATTTGGTTTTCTGAAAACCCAAATCTCATTCCTCAATTTCACATAACTGAAGACGGCGTGCAACGTATGCTGAGGCACCTCGATCCCGGGAGGTCAACCCTGTTACATAATTTTGTGAATGACCTGACACGGGCCGCCCAACTGGTGGGTGCACATTTCCGTTAA
- the LOC133130821 gene encoding alcohol dehydrogenase 1-like isoform X2: protein MYVNLAPSLVNGLHVKERDTVIPLFVSQCRDCRFCRNPNTNQCDKSWPGKRLDVSSDTTSRLQCRGQTLLQYMGTSTFSEYTVVKEIAAAKIPDSAPLDKACLLGCGVATGYGAAVNTAKVEPGSTCAVFGLGGVGLAAVMGCKAAGASRIFAVDINKDKFPKAELLGATDFVNPKDYDKPISQVLAEMTNGGVDFALECVGSVEVMRSALESCVKGWGVSVLTGYNDSQDVSARCLQFLAGRTLKGSLFGGYKSVDSVPKLVSDVMSGKLQLDEFVTKTLPLDQINEAFDLMANSEGIRTVLNVLAL from the exons atgtacgtaaatctggccccTAGTCttgtaaatggactgcatgtaAAAGAAC GAGACACGGTCATTCCTCTTTTTGTGTCACAGTGCCGGGACTGCAGATTCTGCCGGAATCCCAACACCAATCAGTGTGACAAGAGCTG GCCTGGTAAAAGGCTGGATGTGAGCTCTGATACCACGTCCAGGCTGCAGTGCAGAGGTCAAACCCTGCTTCAGTACATGGGCACTAGCACCTTCTCCGAGTACACTGTTGTCAAGGAGATAGCGGCCGCCAAGATCCCTGACTCCGCCCCACTGGACAAAGCCTGTCTGCTGGGCTGTGGCGTCGCCACGGGATACGGAGCGGCTGTCAACACAGCAAAG GTGGAGCCTGGGTCCACGTGTGCGGTGTTCGGTTTGGGAGGCGTGGGTTTGGCAGCAGTGATGGGGTGTAAAGCAGCCGGGGCATCCAGGATCTTTGCTGTGGACATCAACAAGGACAAGTTCCCCAAGGCTGAACTGTTGGGGGCGACTGACTTTGTCAACCCCAAGGACTACGACAAGCCCATCAGCCAGGTGCTGGCAGAGATGACCAATGGAGGGGTGGACTTCGCCTTGGAGTGTGTTGGCAGCGTGGAAGTGATG AGAAGTGCCCTTGAGTCCTGTGTTAAAGGTTGGGGTGTCAGCGTGTTGACAGGGTACAACGACAGTCAGGACGTATCTGCTCGATGCCTGCAGTTTCTAGCCGGACGGACTTTAAAGGGGTCACTCTTCGGCG GCTACAAGAGTGTGGACAGCGTTCCCAAGCTGGTCAGTGATGTCATGAGTGGGAAGCTGCAACTGGACGAGTTTGTGACCAAAACCCTTCCCCTGGATCAAATCAATGAAGCTTTTGACCTTATGGCCAACAGTGAAGG AATTCGGACAGTGCTGAATGTTTTGGCACTTTGA